From one Lycium ferocissimum isolate CSIRO_LF1 chromosome 7, AGI_CSIRO_Lferr_CH_V1, whole genome shotgun sequence genomic stretch:
- the LOC132063336 gene encoding vacuolar protein sorting-associated protein 51 homolog: MGVDDVPLDDKAKRMRDLLSSFYSPDPTSPSRTPNSNNTSSRFATLDTINTTTFDADQYMNLLVQKSNLEGLLQRHVDMAAEIKNLDTDLQMLVYENYNKFVSATDAIKRMKNNIVGMETNMEQLLEKIMSVQSRSDGVNTSLFEKREHIEKLHRTRNLLRKVQFIYDLPARLAKCIKSEAYADAVKYYIGAMPIFKIYGDSSFQDCKRASEEAVATIIKALQGKVFSDSESIQARAEAVMLLKQLDFPVNNLKVQLFEKLEQFLVDLNLESKEIRYASSDLGGIPVSTSSSAPEASIREFAEAVRAYRVIFPDSEQQLFRLAKDLATKHFEATKQQIKKQLSSAYLVAMLRVIWTDVLLMDEVLPEAGICDFTFEAAHDAIKQYVAGRFSHLLLDISGTLVKVHDSQKGVIEEEYPLQAALETSKKALVQGSMDTLLDTRRLLDENLEVLLRLTDLIIEWVQEGFQDLFRKLNDQFLVLSGKKYSANQDLTFGEGMQGDKVLPDLVLLLAQLSVFIEQNAITRITEEISSFSRGGTRGFENSPAFIPAEICRIFRSAGEELLQHYISLKTQKILIVLKKRFTTPNWVKHKEPREVHMFVDLLLQELDTILNEVKQILPEGLHPKHRRTDSNGSTNSSRSNPLRDDRLVRSNTQKARSQLLESHLAKLFKQKMEIFTKVEHTQESVITTIIKLFLKSLQEFVRLQTFNRSGFQQIQLDIHFLKTSLKDTAEDEAAVDFLLDEVIVAAAERCLDPIPLEPAILDRLTQAKLAKNSE, from the exons GTGCAGAAGTCCAATTTGGAAGGTCTGCTTCAGAGGCATGTTGATATGGCTGCTGAGATAAAGAATCTGGATACTGACTTGCAGATGTTGgtatatgaaaattacaacAAGTTTGTAAGTGCCACAGATGCTATTAAAAG GATGAAGAACAATATTGTCGGCATGGAAACAAACATGGAACAGCTTCTTGAAAAG ATAATGTCCGTCCAATCTAGAAGTGATGGGGTTAATACTTCTCTTTTTGAGAAGAGAGAGCACATTGAGAAATTGCATCGGACCCGCAATCTTCTACGGAAAGTTCAG TTCATATACGATCTACCTGCTAGGTTAGCAAAGTGCATCAAGTCAGAAGCCTATGCTGATGCAGTAAAATACTATATAGGAGCCATGCCCATTTTCAAG ATATATGGGGACTCTTCATTCCAGGACTGCAAACGAGCCTCAGAGGAAGCAGTTGCTACCATTATCAAAGCCTTGCAG GGGAAGGTATTCTCAGATTCAGAATCCATACAAGCCAGGGCAGAGGCTGTTATGCTCCTTAAGCAATTAGATTTTCCG GTTAATAATTTGAAGGTGCAACTCTTTGAGAAGTTAGAACAGTTCCTTGTGGATCTCAATCTAGAATCTAAGGAAATAAGATATGCTTCATCAGACCTTGGTGGGATTCCTGTATCGACGTCTTCTAGTGCTCCTGAG GCTTCTATTCGTGAATTTGCTGAGGCTGTCCGCGCTTATCGAGTTATTTTCCCTGATTCCGAACAACAGCTCTTTAGACTTGCAAAAGACTTAGCTACAAA GCACTTTGAAGCCACAAAACAGCAGATTAAGAAGCAGCTCTCTTCAGCATACCTTGTTGCCATGTTGC GAGTAATTTGGACTGATGTGCTTCTGATGGATGAAGTGCTGCCAGAGGCCGGAATATGTGATTTTACGTTTGAG GCTGCTCACGATGCTATCAAACAATATGTTGCTGGAAGATTCAGTCATCTTCTGCTAGATATTTCAG GTACTCTTGTAAAAGTCCATGATAGTCAAAAGGGTGTAATTGAAGAAGAGTATCCTTTGCAGGCTGCCCTAGAGACCAGCAAAAAGGCATTAGTTCAAGGCAGCATGGACACCTTGCTG GATACCCGTCGACTTCTTGATGAAAACTTGGAAGTGCTATTAAGGTTGACAGACTTGATCATTGAGTGGGTGCAAGAAGGATTTCAGGACTTATTCAGGAAGCTAAATGATCAATTTCTCGTGCTTTCGGGCAAGAAATATTCAGCTAATCAGGATCTAACCTTTGGGGAGGGAATGCAGGGTGATAAAGTACTTCCTGATCTTGTTCTTTTGCTGGCTCAGCTCTCCGTTTTCATTGAGCAAAATGCCATTACCAGAATTACCGAG gAAATATCTTCTTTTTCTCGTGGTGGGACTCGGGGCTTTGAAAATAGCCCAGCTTTTATTCCTGCAGAAATTTGTCGTATTTTTCGATCAGCTGGTGAAGAACTCTTGCAGCAT TATATAAGCTTGAAAACTCAGAAAATCTTGATTGTGCTGAAGAAGAGATTTACAACCCCCAATTGGGTTAAG CATAAAGAGCCCAGAGAAGTTCATATGTTCGTTGATCTGCTTCTCCAAGAG CTGGATACAATCCTTAATGAAGTAAAGCAAATATTGCCTGAAGGGCTCCACCCTAAGCATCGGCGCACAGACAGCAATGGGAGTACCAATTCTTCTCGTAGTAATCCATTGAGAGATGATAGACTGGTACGATCAAATACCCAAAAGGCTAGGAGTCAGCTTCTTGAGTCCCATTTAGCAAAATTGTTTAAGCAGAAGATGGAAATTTTTACTAAAGTTGAACACACACAG GAATCAGTTATAACTACGATTATAAAACTTTTCTTGAAGAGTTTACAAGAATTTGTCCGACTTCAGACTTTTAACCGGAGTGGATTTCAACAAATTCAGTTGGACATTCATTTTCTTAAGACCTCTCTTAAGGATACTGCTGAAGATGAAGCTGCTGTTGATTTTTTGCTGGATGAG GTGATTGTTGCTGCTGCTGAACGTTGTCTTGATCCCATTCCTCTGGAACCGGCCATCTTGGACAGGCTTACCCAAGCAAAGTTGGCAAAGAATTCGGAATAG
- the LOC132063337 gene encoding DNA replication licensing factor MCM7: MTDFDFNRDKDLAKDFLSNFADANGEAKYINILQDVANRKTKAIEIELEDLADYKDLDEEFIRRIAENTKRYIMILASAIDELMPEPTEALPDDDHDILMTQRSEEGTENTDGSDPKQKMPPEIKRFYEVYIKASSKGRPFTIREVRASYIGQLVRISGIVTRCSDVKPLMQVAVYTCEECGFEIYQEVTARVFMPLFECPSYRCKVNKAKGNLILQLRASKFLKFQEAKIQELAEHVPKGHIPRSMTVHFRGELTRKVSPGDVVEMSGIFLPMPYTGFRAMRAGLIADTYLEAMSVTHFKKKYEDYELRGDEEEQIARLAEDGDIYNKLSRSLAPEIFGHEDIKKALLLLLVGAPHRKLKDGMKIRGDLHICLMGDPGVAKSQLLKHIINVAPRGVYTTGKGSSGVGLTAAVQKDPVTNEMVLEGGALVLADMGICAIDEFDKMDESDRTAIHEVMEQQTVSIAKAGITTSLNARTAVLAAANPAWGRYDMRRTPAENINLPPALLSRFDLLWLILDRADMDADLELARHVVYVHQNKESPALGFTPLEPSVLRAYISAARRLSPAVPKELEEYIAGAYSSIRQEEAKSNTPHSYTTVRTLLSILRISAALARLRFSEKVAQSDVDEALRLMQMSKFSLYSDDRQKSGLDAISDIYSILRDEAARMNRLELSYAQALNWTSRKGYSEAQLKECLEEYAALNVWQIHPDSFNIRFIDA; this comes from the exons ATGACTGACTTTGACTTCAACCGCGACAAAG ATCTAGCCAAAGATTTTCTATCAAACTTCGCTGATGCTAATGGTGAAGCCAAATACATCAACATTCTC CAAGATGTTGCTAATCGTAAAACCAAGGCTATTGAGATTGAACTTGAAGACTTAGCTGAT TACAAGGATTTGGACGAGGAGTTTATTCGTAGAATTGCTGAAAATACTAAACGATATATCATGATATTAGCAAGTGCCATTGATGAGCTCATGCCAGAGCCAACGGAGGCCCTTCCAGACGATGATCATGATATTTTGATGACTCAGCGATCGGAGGAAGGAACTGAGAACACTGATGGTTCTGATCCTAAACAAAAAATGCCCCCCGAGATCAAGCGATTCTA TGAAGTGTACATCAAAGCATCTTCAAAAGGTCGGCCATTTACAATTAGGGAGGTCAGGGCTTCATATATTGGTCAGCTTGTCAGGATATCTGGTATTGTGACACGCTGTTCCGATGTCAAGCCGCTGATGCAGGTGGCTGTATATACATGTGAAGAATGTGGATTTGAAATCTATCAG GAAGTAACTGCTAGAGTATTCATGCCTCTGTTTGAGTGCCCATCCTATCGCTGCAAGGTAAATAAAGCAAAAGGGAACCTCATCCTTCAACTTCGGGCATCAAAGTTTTTGAAGTTTCAAGAG GCCAAAATTCAAGAGTTGGCTGAACATGTGCCCAAAGGTCACATTCCCCGATCAATGACTGTGCACTTCAGAGGAGAACTTACAAGGAAG GTATCTCCTGGTGACGTTGTTGAAATGTCGGGCATTTTTCTACCTATGCCTTACACAGGATTTAGAGCTATGCGAGCTGGGTTAATTGCAGATACTTACTTGGAAGCTATGTCTGTCacccatttcaagaaaaaatacgAAGA TTATGAACTTAGAGGAGATGAGGAAGAGCAGATTGCACGGTTAGCTGAGGATGGAGATATATATAACAAGTTGTCTCGTTCCTTGGCTCCTGAAATTTTTGGGCATGAGGATATCAAGAaagctcttcttcttcttctagtaGGTGCTCCTCATCGGAAATTAAAGGATGGTATGAAG ATCAGAGGTGATTTACATATATGTTTGATGGGTGATCCTGGGGTAGCAAAAAGCCAGCTTCTCAAACACATAATCAATGTTGCACCAAGAGGTGTCTACACAACTGGTAAAGGTAGCAGTGGAGTTGGTCTAACTGCTGCTGTTCAGAAAGATCCAGTAACTAATGAGATGGTTCTTGAAGGCGGAGCACTG GTATTGGCAGATATGGGTATATGTGCTATTGATGAATTCGACAAGATGGATGAGTCTGATAGAACAGCTATACATGAAGTAATGGAGCAGCAGACTGTTAGTATTGCAAAGGCTGGGATCACTACATCTCTAAATGCAAGGACTGCAGTGCTTGCTGCTGCTAATCCTGCCTG GGgaagatatgatatgagaaggaCGCCAGCTgaaaatattaatcttcctcCAGCTCTTCTATCAAGATTTGATCTTTTATGGCTAATCTTAGATCGAGCAGATATGGATGCCGATCTTGAATTGGCTAGACACGTTGTTTATGTTCATCAGAACAAAGAATCTCCTGCTCTCGGATTCACTCCACTTGAACCATCTGTGCTTCG GGCTTATATTTCAGCTGCGAGGAGATTGTCTCCCGCTGTCCCAAAGGAGCTAGAGGAGTATATTGCTGGTGCATATTCTAGTATCAGGCAAGAAGAAGCAAAATCGAACACCCCTCACTCTTATACAACCGTCAGAACACTTCTAAGCATCCTGAGAATATCAGCT GCACTAGCCAGACTACGTTTCTCAGAGAAAGTTGCTCAGAGTGATGTGGATGAGGCGCTTCGGCTAATGCAGATGTCGAAGTTCTCCTTGTATTCAGATGATCGCCAAAAATCTGGCCTGGATGCAATATCCGACATTTATTCAATCCTGCGTGATGAGGCTGCTAGGATGAACAGGCTGGAACTAAGCTATGCCCAGGCTCTGAACTGGACTTCCAGAAAG GGATACAGTGAAGCTCAACTCAAGGAATGTTTGGAAGAATATGCAGCCTTAAATGTGTGGCAGATTCACCCTGACAGCTTTAACATCAGATTCATCGATGCATGA